The genomic interval TAAAAAGAGTACTTTtgctttgtttaattttactattgCGGCAAGTGATATTATGAAAAggatttaatctaatttatgGGTATCATCGGGCTGAAATCAAGAGATCTGAGATTTGCACCCTACTAAAATGGGTGGGGAAGGGACTAGGTTTTTGTgaggttaaaaaataaaagaaatcaaaaaaataaaaggaatggaataagattattaaataaataaaagggtattctacacaatttattctttaaCTACTATGACCATCACTCtcaaaagtttaatttttaaggttttactaataaaagcaaaatgacttatttaatcttcaaaatttataCTCAAAATACAATCAAACTATCGAAGTTTTCCCACATGGGTTGTGAAAAGGACTATTggtgattttataaatgtcATGGAAATCTCACCCCTGAAGCTAGCTTTCGGAGTTGAGAGAAGTTTAAGACTACCTGACACTAGTATCAGAGTCCACATTCaccaacaatttaataaagagAACGAGTGTCTATCTTTTGACCCAAGGCCCGATGTGTGAGGGGAATTGTTGGAGTTATCCCACTGTTGAGCGTTAGATATTTTATACTAAACAAGCactaagttaaataaaaaattaaaaatattaaaaataatttcgattgaatttttttcataacaaattACTATATTGACTTCCAATGTGGATACATGCACAAAAGGAAAGTATCTTGTTAATTGATCAATGATCATCTGACGCAAAGAtattaaatgacaaaaatttgattaattaatgcGTGGTTAATTATCTGACTAGTTTATATTAACCATCCAAATACAGACGTAATTAATTTGCACACAAAGttgaaaaaatgtattttgttGAAATCTTATTGGCTCTTTGAATTCATCATTAATCGTCTTATTAATGGAAATTTGAAGCTTTGGGCTAAGTGCTAAAGAAAGCACATTCCATAAATCACTATAAACTCAGAAAcatatgtaataaattatcagCTATACtcaacatcaaattcaatcttAGAATTAACATGACTGAAGTGAAGCTTCATGGGGTATTGCTGAGTCCATATGTTTACAGAGTGATTTGGGctctgaaattgaaaggcgTGCCATACGAATTTGTTGCAGAAGATCTCTCAAACAAAAGTGATTTGCTTTTGAAGTATAATCCAGTTTATAAGAAGATCCCTGTGCTTGTCCATGGCGAAAAACCAGTTTCTGAGTCCATGGTTATTCTCGAGTACATTGAAGAGATGTGGCCACAGAATCCCTCCTTGATGCCAAACGATCCTTATGATAGAGCTCTTGCTCGATTTTGGATTAAATTCATCGAAGACAAGGTTCGCACCACAACTCTAGTAATCCcgtttataaatatattcttctcaaatttatttatttatttgaggtTTCGATTAGACCATAAGAATAAAGAACTTCACCCACTAAACCCCCAACTCTTGTCCTTTGTTACTCGAACTCGGGTCATAGTACGTATAGCGGATTCACAGTCAATCAAGCCTAGTCGCTCAATAgcctttttcatatttatttgtaaaaaactcTTTAAACTTTCAACTCCTTGTTTCTTCACTATTTTGTTTctagaaatttttattaaccaGTAGTGGATTTAGCTTCATCAGggataaatattaaaagatacaaaacgttaaatttaatataattgtttttaaacATGAGgggattttgattattttaaaaaaacatatagACTAAAAGTAATGAATTTACTAACTCTCTTAACTGACTTTTCAAACCTTTAATTAAAGGATATTGTGACTTGTGTACATATTGTCTAAGTTTTTTAGCATacaacatatatattaatcaTGTGGTGataataattagattaaaaaatactgTGGCAGATTGTCGCTATTTTGGGACTGTTTCGTAGCATTACCGGACAAGAACTAGAGAATGCAACGAAGGAACTCTTGGAAATCCTACAAACCCTTGAAGAACATGGGTTGGGAGAGAAGAAATTTTTCAATGGAGACAATATTGGCTTAGTTGACATAGCATTTGGTTCAATGCTTTTTTGGATGCAAGTCTTTGGAGACGTAGTGGGAGTTAAACCATTTGAATCACACAAATTTCCTAGCTTGCATGCCtggtttgaaaatttcaaacaaatccCTGTAATTGAGGAAAACTTTCCTAATCGAGatgaatattttgtttatatcaAACGTCGCCGTGAAGAGCTGTTGGCCTCTGCTTGAATGCAGTAGCACAAAGTTTGTTTGTATGTCTCACGTGTGCTTGTTTTGTTCTTGTATTGGTGTTTAAAGCTGCTCTTTTTTTCTATGTTTTTGTTATTGTCTAGTTCCAAGCTCGGGAGGCTAGCTGACCGGGGTACTTTTAATagatatgaataataaaataagggaCTCaattgtatatattaatttttatcttttttttaatgatatttaaaaaaaataaaaaaaaattttctaagggTACAACATTCCACAAACAATACACACacacgcgcacacacacatatatatatatatgagggTGAGGGTGGTGATATTTCCACCCACTACTTTTGTAAACATTCATATCCAAtggttgtatttttattttgtctgaaaatatatatttttttaataggctACACTTGTATTGATGCCTTTATGATCAGGTTTCTATCGGgactcattttaaatttacccTCACTAATTTGTGGAGATGCGCTGTAAGTTTCTCTAATTCATATAACTTTTAACAACTCAAATCTTGCAGATACTATTTATCGAGAAAGTATTGTGAGTTCTCGAAATAGCACAATATTATGCTAGCGTGATCATATCCTACCCAATAAAAATTTCGAGTTCTATTATTCAGCACGTCTTTTTGCTTGTGTTTATATACTGTTATGCAACTTCAAATGTTTTGTTAAGTTTCGATGTTTGTAAGTTAAATTTACAAGCTTTATGATGTTTTATCTTGACGAAGTAAGAATTGAACTTAATTTGTATCTAATTATCTAGAACttacattttttaagtaatttttcttattatgcATTGTAGATCTGTTCTAACGATTCACAATAAATGCAAtgatttttaccatttttctactatcaaacaaaaatgaaagcaaGTACTTGTGTTTCAAAGGTATAGTCAAAGAGAGCAGCTGGGAACCTTGATTTGCTGGGCAcccattataaaaaaaaaaagagaataattgatatttaaaaactgtcaaataaatgaatatttgacaattaaaaagtGCCAAATATTCCTGTGTCAAATATGCTTGTTTGACATTtagtaaaattgtcatttatttttgtcaattaataataatcaaatatttttcacaataTAAGATTGTCAAATGTGTATGACACTTAATAATAGTCATATACATGTGACATTATTCAAAATGGTCAAATGCAAAAGActtgataaaaatatcaaatattataattcattgtCTTGGGCtgcacataatatatattataacattgaaacttgataaaattcaaaatttttcaactAACTTCAAACACCATAATAAAGCATAGGAAACCTgaattcatattaaaataaacttgcATTGTATGTATAAATGTATCAAATGTCTTAAgtataaatctaaaataagaTTGTTTCTAAAACTATACATTGAGTCTATAGTTAGCATTCCACCATCGGTCCAAAAGTTTTTCATAGCAGCGTTGTACatacaaaaggaaaatttgtTCCTGTGCTTAAAATCACATTAAAAGCAACTCCAATACTGATCCCCAGAACCAACATGGGCTGAAACAAAAGTGCAAGGTCATAGTCGATAACGGGCATATCAAGTGTGGGATGCCTTTGCCTTAGATTGTAGACAACAGTAGCAACCACAGTACCAGTGATCATACCTGCTCAGTCATGAGGGTTAAAACGACTATGAGAGTAAGCATATGATTGTcttgaataattataataattataattttatataatgttAAACATACATCAAgtgctaaaaataattataattttttatgaaaaaaatacttactatttcttcttttaatccATTATAACCTTTTCGACCAAGGTGATGGTTGTAAAGATTTAGTGCTCGTCTTTCTTTTTGAAGGCCACTAAGCGTCTAATGCATATCATACATATGTTTATTAGcattaacataaataaaatataaaaaaaataatgttcacaataataaaaaaagattaccTTAAATTCTTTGGATAATCGATCATTAACAAATGCATCCCAATGACATTTTTGTATGAAAGAGTACAATAGCGGTGGGTTACGCAAAAGATTTGGATGGGCTTTGTACTTTTTAACATGTCGTGTGAGATTATATCTAAAAGAACGAAATGAACTTCCACCAATTTGCAAACATTGTCTTTTAAATCGATCATCCACATCAAATGAACTCTATAAGACATGAAATATAAAgacagtttaaaaaaatttctcatgCCTTTGCAAAATGCATAATATGTTCATAAAGCATACCTAAATGTATTcccatattttttcttttgaatccTTTGGTACTTTTCGCCAATCCATGAAAAGAATGGAAACTAATGTCTTAGTGACAGCACTAATTGTACTAATAACATTATGTCTctcttcacccaccaattgtCCATCGCTATTAAATctaactctctctctcttcccaTCACTATGATTCTTAGTAACACCCTCCATCTTGACAATTCCTCTAGTCTTATGTATCTTCTTATTAGTATCAAAGTCTTCTAAATCAAGATCTTCTACATCAACATCAGCATCATCTATATCATCCATGGACAtaatatcatcatcatattcCTCCATGGTCATAATCTTGCGAAAGCACAATGCAATATTAAGTACTCATTTGTCACATATCAATAGATAATTTAGCTATTAGGACATCAttaactataattaatttaaataagcaAAGAAGtgaaatcattaaaattcataaacaatAAACTACATACTTACTTTACAACACAAGCAATTAAGCTttcttaattgttttattatgcATCACGCTTGTAATTCTTGCTGTCCTCCcctttctcaaaattttcaggATTTGGCATCATTTTAGGGAAAGGGTGGAGTTCCACATTATGTCCTAAATCCATATCACGTTGAGGATGCATGTAAACTTTTTCTGCAGTAAACCGTACAACTGACCACCTTGGATCTAGTTAGTCAGTTATATAAAAGACTTGCTTTGCTTGTGAGGCTAGAATAAAACAATCTGATTTATGACCTATACGATTAAGGTCAACTAAGATTGTCCCAAGCTCATCAACTTTAACACCACTATGACTCTCAACCCAATCACACTTAAATATGGGAATTTGGATCATGTGATAGTCAAGCACCCATATCTCTTTAATGACTCCATAGTAAGGCATTTCTCC from Citrus sinensis cultivar Valencia sweet orange chromosome 9, DVS_A1.0, whole genome shotgun sequence carries:
- the LOC112496432 gene encoding probable glutathione S-transferase, which encodes MTEVKLHGVLLSPYVYRVIWALKLKGVPYEFVAEDLSNKSDLLLKYNPVYKKIPVLVHGEKPVSESMVILEYIEEMWPQNPSLMPNDPYDRALARFWIKFIEDKIVAILGLFRSITGQELENATKELLEILQTLEEHGLGEKKFFNGDNIGLVDIAFGSMLFWMQVFGDVVGVKPFESHKFPSLHAWFENFKQIPVIEENFPNRDEYFVYIKRRREELLASA